A single region of the Cynocephalus volans isolate mCynVol1 chromosome 12, mCynVol1.pri, whole genome shotgun sequence genome encodes:
- the RASD2 gene encoding GTP-binding protein Rhes, whose product MMKTLSSGNCTLSVPAKNSYRMVVLGASRVGKSSIVSRFLNGRFEDQYTPTIEDFHRKVYNIRGDMYQLDILDTSGNHPFPAMRRLSILTGDVFILVFSLDNRESFDEVKRLQKQILEVKSCLKNKTKEAAELPMVICGNKNDHGELCRQVPATEAELLVSGDENCAYFEVSAKKNTNVDEMFYVLFSMAKLPHEMSPALHRKISVQYGDAFHPRPFCMRRVKEMDAYGMVSPFARRPSVNSDLKYIKAKVLREGQARERDKCTIQ is encoded by the exons ATGATGAAGACCTTGTCCAGCGGGAACTGCACGCTTAGTGTGCCTGCTAAGAACTCCTACCGCATGGTGGTGCTGGGCGCCTCGAGGGTGGGCAAGAGCTCCATCGTCTCACGCTTCCTCAATGGCCGCTTCGAGGACCAGTACACGCCCACCATCGAGGACTTCCATCGCAAGGTGTACAACATCCGTGGCGACATGTACCAACTTGACATCCTGGATACCTCGGGCAACCACCCTTTTCCCGCCATGCGCAGGCTCTCCATCCTCACAG GCGACGTCTTCATCCTGGTGTTCAGCCTGGATAACCGGGAGTCCTTTGACGAAGTCAAGCGCCTCCAGAAGCAGATCCTGGAGGTCAAGTCCTGCCTGAAGAACAAGACCAAGGAGGCGGCAGAGCTGCCCATGGTCATCTGCGGCAACAAGAATGACCATGGCGAGCTGTGCCGCCAGGTGCCAGCCACCGAGGCTGAGCTGCTGGTGTCAGGAGATGAGAACTGTGCCTACTTCGAAGTGTCGGCCAAGAAGAACACCAATGTAGACGAGATGTTCTATGTGCTCTTCAGCATGGCCAAGCTGCCACACGAGATGAGCCCCGCCCTGCACCGCAAGATCTCCGTGCAGTACGGCGACGCCTTCCACCCCAGGCCCTTCTGCATGCGCCGCGTCAAGGAGATGGATGCCTATGGCATGGTCTCGCCCTTCGCCCGCCGCCCCAGCGTCAACAGTGACCTCAAGTATATCAAGGCCAAGGTCCTTCGGGAGGGCCAAGCTCGCGAGAGGGACAAATGCACCATCCAGTGA